From the genome of Metarhizium brunneum chromosome 4, complete sequence, one region includes:
- the klp9 gene encoding Kinesin-like motor protein 9, with protein sequence MEAPPKPSSHNLFEVYLRLRPPPAGATSTPDRILNIEEPEDKEKSHPSHITLNPPTDRRRAIEKFAFTRVFEDDASQLDVFHCTEIASLAEGVLGPRGGDGTDAVVATLGVTGSGKTHTILGSKSQRGLTQLALDVLFRSIGPNMLESTSLPSVIESLQACDPSESVLSAASCFLESVFADALGHSRGPSRAATPMLVRPSMPRVSFVRSPESSCGAYPKGGLAVQIPGTYPDSAASSPKSVRLVSETEQNRKLKEHQDAGVAASLPKRERESKRHFMSLTATARVKNVTKLGVKGDHGVMSPGPRRNLARPSALPQTPDISGINISCDSSAEYAIVVSMYEVHNDRIYDLLTPATRSAATKEFRRRPLLFKSTELSPDRKVVAGLRKVVCASFKDAIMVLEAGLLERRVAGTGSNSVSSRSHGFFCFEVKKRTRSRRPGPWGGSKLTIVDLAGSERAREAKTQGATLVEAGKINESLMYLGQCLQTQSELSSSTKPNVVPYRQCKLTELLFSNSFPSSSSTAHPHAPRRNPQRGVMIVTADPRGDFNATSQILRYSALAREVTVPRIPSITATILAQAPPTGNPRPVSPVQHHPRPFVPPGSSASYRNHTPPTNVDERATMEIAALEIARMSDEIDQLRVEVDEQLEARMTAEAHLLSMEDRMLDLEAAIRDECATEFEQRLLLELSRFKASLSLEQERNEEHWDRKVDILERGLENAPDDGECDKENVLVEDLTQEVERLRRENAILKRELAGRSPTKRKPLEERDDFSPATAATSSKDGVANLGRKLERMRVSADSLRAASANAAGGSPKKMRKLASTKRWEEAGDF encoded by the exons ATGGAAGCGCCTCCCAAACCATCATCCCACAACCTCTTCGAGGTGTACCTGCGTCTtcgcccgccgccggccggcgCCACTTCGACACCAGATCGCATCCTGAACATCGAGGagcccgaggacaaggaaaagTCGCACCCGTCGCACATTACGCTGAACCCGCCGACCGATCGACGGCGGGCTATTGAAAAGTTTGCCTTTACCAGGGTATTCGAGGACGATGCCTCGCAGCTGGACGTTTTCCACTGCACAGAGATTGCCTCTCTGGCCGAGGGTGTGTTGGGCCCCCGGGGCGGCGACGGGACGGATGCCGTCGTTGCGACGCTCGGAGTGACGGGCTCAGGAAAG ACACACACGATTTTGGGATCCAAGTCGCAGCGCGGCCTGACCCAGCTTGCGCTCGATGTTCTTTTCCGATCCATTGGCCCGAACATGCTCGAGTCGACGTCGCTTCCGTCGGTTATCGAATCCCTCCAGGCGTGCGATCCGTCAGAGTCGGTTctctcggcggcgtcgtgcTTTCTTGAATCTGTTTTTGCCGATGCGTTGGGCCACTCGCGAGGGCCTTCGCGGGCGGCAACGCCCATGCTGGTACGACCATCCATGCCGCGCGTCTCTTTTGTCCGCTCTCCCGAGTCGTCGTGCGGCGCGTATCCCAAGGGTGGTTTGGCAGTCCAGATCCCGGGGACGTACCCCGATTCAGCTGCGTCAAGCCCGAAAAGTGTCAGGCTTGTCAGTGAGACGGAGCAGAACCGCAAGCTGAAGGAGCA CCAGGATGCTGGCGTTGCTGCATCGCTTCCCAAgcgggagagggagagcAAGAGGCACTTCATGTCCCTGACTGCCACTGCGCGTGTGAAGAATGTTACTAAACTGGGAGTAAAGGGAGACCACGGCGTCATGTCGCCTGGACCGCGACGAAACCTTGCCCGACCGTCTGCGCTTCCCCAGACGCCCGACATCAGCGGCATCAACATTTCGTGCGATTCGTCGGCCGAGTACGCCATTGTCGTGTCCATGTACGAAGTCCACAACGACCGAATCTACGACCTCCTCACGCCTGCGACCAGGTCGGCCGCCACGAAAGAGTTTCGCAGACGGCCGCTGCTCTTCAAGTCGACGGAGCTGTCTCCCGACCGAAAGGTTGTTGCCGGCCTGCGCAAGGTAGTCTGCGCCTCGTTCAAGGATGCCATCATGGTGCTCGAGGCTGGCCTTTTGGAGCGCCGGGTTGCTGGTACTGGCAGCAACAGCGTTTCCAGCCGGAGCCacggcttcttctgcttcgaGGTCAAGAAGCGCACCAGAAGCAGGCGGCCTGGGCCTTGGGGCGGGAGCAAGCTTACTATTGTCGACTTGGCCGGCAGTGAGCGTGCTCGAGAGGCAAAGACTCAGGGTGCCACGTTGGTTGAAGCTGGCAAGATTAACGAGAGTCTGATGTATCTGGGGCAGTGTCTGCAGACGCAGAGCGAGCTGTCGTCGTCAACCAAG CCCAACGTTGTCCCATATCGCCAGTGTAAACTGACGGAGTTGCTCTTCTCCAATTCATTtccgtcctcgtcttccacaGCGCACCCTCACGCCCCTCGTCGCAATCCTCAGCGAGGCGTCATGATTGTGACTGCCGACCCGAGGGGCGACTTCAACGCAACGTCTCAGATTCTGCGGTACAGCGCTCTGGCACGAGAGGTGACGGTTCCCCGTATCCCATCCATCACGGCTACGATTCTTGCTCAAGCGCCGCCGACGGGCAATCCGCGGCCAGTCAGTCCCGTGCAACACCACCCCCGACCCTTTGTGCCGCCCGGTTCGTCGGCATCATACAGAAACCACACGCCGCCCACGAATGTGGACGAGCGCGCAACCATGGAGATTGCCGCACTGGAAATCGCCAGAATGAGCGACGAAATCGACCAGCTCCGCGTAGAAGTCGACGAGCAGCTGGAAGCACGCATGACGGCCGAAGCGCACCTGCTGAGCATGGAGGACCGCATGCTCGACCTCGAAGCTGCCATCCGCGACGAGTGCGCCACAGAGTTCGAGCAGCGCCTCCTGCTGGAGCTGTCCCGCTTCAAGGCCTCCCTGAGCCTGGAGCAGGAGCGCAACGAAGAGCACTGGGATCGCAAGGTGGACATCCTCGAGCGCGGTCTGGAAAACGCCcccgacgacggcgagtGCGACAAGGAGAATGTCCTCGTGGAGGACCTCACGCAAGAGGTCGAGCGTCTGCGGCGGGAAAACGCCATTCTCAAGCGCGAACTGGCCGGTCGGAGTCCCACCAAGCGCAAGCCCCTCGAGGAGAGGGACGATTTCTCGcccgcgacggcggcgacctcCTCCAAGGACGGCGTGGCCAATCTGGGCAGGAAGCTGGAGCGGATGCGCGTGAGTGCGGATAGCCTGAGGGCCGCGAGTGCGAACGCGGCCGGCGGGAGCCCCAAGAAGATGCGCAAGCTGGCTAGCACGAAGCGCTGGGAAGAGGCGGGTGACTTTTGA
- the SEC11 gene encoding Signal peptidase complex catalytic subunit SEC11, whose amino-acid sequence MLSGLQNPRQAAAQLMNFAMILSTAFMMWKGLSVATDSPSPIVVVLSGSMEPAFQRGDLLLLWNRNVWQETAVGEVVVYNVKGKDIPIVHRVVRKFGTGDKAKLLTKGDNNNADDTDLYARGQDYLEREDIIGSVIGYFPFVGYVTILLSEHPWLKTVMLGIMGLLVVIQRE is encoded by the exons ATGTTGTCAGGTCTCCAGAACCCGCGGCAAGCTGCTGCGCAGCTTATGAACTTTGCCATGATACTTTCAACCGCCTTCATG ATGTGGAAAGGTCTTTCAGTAGCTACCGACTCCCCCTCCCcgatcgtcgtcgtcctctcGGGCTCCATGGAACCAGCTTTCCAACGTGGTGACCTCCTCCTGTTATGGAATCGAAACGTGTGGCAAGAGACGGCGGTGGGTGAGGTTGTCGTGTACAATGTGAAGGGCAAAGATATCCCCATTGTCCACAGAGTGGTTCGCAAATTTGGAACTGG GGACAAGGCGAAGCTTCTCACCAAAGGAGACAACAATAATGCCGACGACACAGATCTCTACGCTCGTGGCCAGGACTATCTAGAGCGTGAGGACATTATCGGCAGCGTAATCGGATACTTTCCATTTGTTGGATACGTCACAATTTTGTTGTCAGAACACCCTTGGTTGAAGACGGTCATGCTGGGTATCATGGGCTTACTGGTGGTGATTCAGAGGGAGTAA
- the fpp gene encoding Farnesyl pyrophosphate synthase codes for MDALRHELRAAYASLDTTVTQYLVSEGFGDATVNHFSQCFSANVGTGKLHRGLATLYIGKQLAKNEVSEEQSKQLSVLAWLVEMLGAHYLILDDIMDDSTTRRGEPCWYRQPQIGLMAINDACILKSTIFFLLKTFFRQHPAYTNMVDLFVDNGLHTELGQLCDLAAAREPDIANFTMEQYWAIVKDKSSYSISGPVTLALEYWQLATPKNLRQTRDFSVALGEYFQVNDDYVDVFGDYAVTGKHGTDIQDNKCTWFIIEALSRANDAQRRRLLEGYGKKDASRVDEVKQVFAELGLQQAFRAYEEQQRAKIEGIIAAVDESEGLKRDVFRALFDGFRKGRQF; via the exons ATGGATGCCCTGAGACACGAGCTGCGAGCAGCGTATGCCAGCCTAGACACCACGGTTACCCAATACCTTGTGTCTGAGGGGTTTGGTGATGCAACTGTCAATCATTTCAGCCAG TGCTTTTCTGCAAACGTCGGGACCGGCAAGCTGCATCGCGGACTGGCAACTCTCTACATCGGCAAGCAGCTTGCCAAAAATGAAGTGAGCGAGGAACAATCGAAGCAGCTCTCCGTCCTCGCATGGCTGGTAGAGATGCTGGGCGCGCACTACCTGATCCTCGACGACATAATGGACGACTCGACAACCCGGCGCGGCGAGCCCTGCTGGTATCGGCAGCCGCAGATCGGCTTGATGGCCATCAACGACGCGTGCATACTCAAGTccaccatcttcttcctcctcaagaCCTTCTTCCGCCAGCACCCGGCGTACACCAACATGGTCGACCTCTTCGTCGACAACGGCCTCCACACCGAGCTGGGTCAGCTGTGCGATCTCGCTGCCGCCAGGGAGCCCGACATTGCAAACTTCACCATGGAGCAGTACTGggccattgtcaaggacaagtcgTCGTACAGCATTTCCGGCCCCGTCACGTTGGCCCTGGAGTACTGGCAGCTCGCCACGCCCAAGAATCTGCGGCAGACGCGCGACTTTTCCGTGGCGCTGGGCGAGTATTTCCAGGTAAACGACGACTACGTCGACGTGTTTGGGGACTATGCCGTCACGGGCAAACACGGGACGGATATCCAGGACAACAAGTGTACTTGGTTCATCATTGAGGCCTTGTCGCGGGCAAACGACGCGCAGCGACGGCGTCTGCTGGAGGGGTACGGGAAGAAGGACGCGTCTCGGGTTGACGAGGTGAAGCAGGTATTTGCCGAGCTGGGGCTGCAGCAGGCGTTTAGGGCCTATGAGGAGCAGCAAAGAGCCAAGATAGAGGGCATTATCGCGGCCGTGGACGAGAGCGAAGGGCTGAAGCGTGATGTATTTCGCGCCTTGTTTGATGGGTTCAGAAAGGGCCGGCAATTTTGA